A window of Rosa rugosa chromosome 7, drRosRugo1.1, whole genome shotgun sequence genomic DNA:
ATAgtttattgtaattttttttttttgaataatagtTTTTTGTAATTTTATAACCTAATAGTTTTTCAATAAATCAGAAACTTATAGGATGAACAAAGTAattagtagggtggcaatagccgcatcGTTAAGGTAAACGGAAAATAGTGAATGTTGGTACATATAGCTCTAGCGATAGGGTTCGTGATAAAAATTAaacttttgttattttctaaatCGGGAGAAAACAataatttttatattggatcctgtttaaggaaatctcttttctgtgtttgacccaaactctaggttacttgacccagtggtaatagggttaaattacttttcttgtatgattgagattctatgcattgtaatcctctatataaagagacccctattatcaatgagaatacacagcaaattcctctcaatttcagaaGGGGTGTTGCGAGAATCGAACTCACGACCTCTCGCACCCGAAAAGAGAATCATACCACTAGACCGAACAACCAACCTCAATAACGGAATTGAATAAACTAAAAAATACTCATGGACATCTGCATATACGTAATGTGATCGATCATAAACTTTAATTGCATTGTTGTATTGAATTATACAACTAGTGAGTAAAAATTTATTTTAGCCAAAAGAGTGAGTAAAAATTTACTTTAGCCAAAAGAGTGagtaaaaatttatttatggtGTGTGCACACGTAGATTACTTATGAAAGCACTCTTAATACCAAATCAATAATTAAGATACGAGAGCGTTAAAAGGActgacaaaagaagaaaaaaatattatcATTATTAGATGAGACTAAGAATAAGACAATGATAGTTTTACACCCACAAGTAAGAAAATATGCGATTTTTTGTGCCAATGTGCATTGTAAGTAGAATTATTGTTcacttattatttttttcaacaaGAAAAGAGACTTCATTAAGTCCCATTGCCAGAACAGCACATTATAATCGATCCCTATATGCTTGTATCCTAAATCAGTGGTCAAGCAATTAAGAGAACATAAGTACCTCCACTAGTACAATGAAACTCAATTATTTTTGGAGCCTAAATGACTATAAAAAGTCATTCCACACACATTAAAATAGCTTGAATCTTCATTCATCATTGCACTCAACTGTGgtactccaaaaaaaaaaaattaacctggTGTAAATAACCCTATGCAAGCTAAGCTAGTCACAAGTTTGCTAGCAAAGACCACTCCTAAGAGAAGTAACTTGACAACAATAATTCGTCAGAGATCGCAAATGTGAAACCCTAAAGGATAGAGGCCCCTCATAAAGAACCAAGGTTGGGTCCAAAAACGAATATCACCCTAGCCTGCTTAGGGCACCCAGATTGCTTTGGGCACCCTAACAACTGTTGATACCCAAAAAAGTATGAGACATGCTTTATGTACATTTGAAGCTCGATGAGGAAATATACATGCAAAACTATCGACTAAACTAACCATGCCAAACTATCATCCCACATATGTAGACCCAAGCCACAACCACGCTTTTGAGGCTTGCAAAAGTGGGTGTGGTCTGGAAGGTTACAGAGATACGTAATGCTCGTCTATTTATTTAATATCATTGGTGATCTCAGTGTTAGGCCTGAAATCCAAGCTCAATAACTTAAATCAAGGATGAAATGGTGAACATAATAATTAGGCCATCCTTTCTTTTAAAACCCAAAGCCCATATCAGAAAACccaaactttttcttcttcttcttcgttcaGTCTCACCTTTTTTCCCGCAGTAACCTAATATGCAGAGATCAAATCAAAATACTTAAGAATGATTGATTCCTTTTGCTAGTTAGTGAAGGAGATAcctgatagctaaattaaaagctattgattttccttattctcctgcaaatatgtcaatcgtagtatagagaaataagggtctcccgcagaggattaagttaaactaagtgcttcaacaaaagtcacaaaaacgtgactgcagttcctactgaacagcagtcaAAAGACAAACTACGaatctaaccaaaacaacccagaaaaatatgaaaatttacagagacgtactagacacacaaggcgtccagcacacaaaatttggtgaatttcggagttgatttgctatattaaataaatatgggaaaacagagaacagaacgTAAAGTAAAGAAAAGCTGATTTGAAAATGGTTGagatcaagataatgaaactagctaggaaggaagtatctacccccaacaatcacacacaacacactttgtccaatttactaccaattaacttagttgaagacactcagattggctcggtacgcttgaacacaacctattactctttcttactttgtacgctaggcaggaagtgctctacacctagactattcccaagcaatgcaacctaaaggtacgcttattagattaaacatgcagagatcattaagtctaaaaagagtttgagcaatcactaggcatcacaaataacttagagccttgctaaacctagggttttgtttacttgctagtgaaaactaacaattacttctctagacaatttgaggaatccaactattgatccaggcatcaaacaatcaaagtattagaaccctagcatgcatactaagtaggcctccaaagcatacaaacatagaattcatcaatgagaaatcggtaaacaaagcctcaactttattaattggaaaacaaattgaatgtcaaagcatgttatggatcatgtctaggggcttcaactgccccctagctactggaaatttagttacacataatgggaatcaaaaacacaaaggagttcatggagaaagaagaagacaacaagaatcagaaaattggaaaatacggATCAGCGATCGATCTCTGGCGtgcagcgatcgatcgtttctggcAAGGTtgtagttcttcttcttctcaagctcTTGTGCGTCTATGCTTCTTCGTATGTGAGATGAACTGGTTCTTCAAcgtccaaggagagattttattcagtttgtaactctttccttctttccttTTGGGACTCTCCCTCCTTGGCTTCAACGGTAATCCCCTTAGTTATGTtctgattgatttaggattcattgacatccttctatccaataggagcaaccaagagaattaattgctgaatatATTTTCCTTCATATTGCCTAAAACTTCGTTGATTCATCAAGAGTCCACAAGTCTCCATCAATTGCacatatctccttccttttgctcttatttatttccttacttcggaaaacctaataaacataaaaacaactaaattaaccagaaaataagataaactaacaaaataaatatgggaattaacaacattattatcgcataattatgctcctatcaataccTTGTGACCAGTTAAGGAACATTCTCTTCTTCCTTAAACAATGAGTGTATAATTTCCAACTCTCCTCGTCCACCTTGTTACATGTTTCATGTTAATGCGGTTGTCTCTGTTGCAGCCATTGTCAATTGTTGTAGCAACTTTCACTTTCTCCCATATCCTTATCTCTCAAGTAAGCACCACTTTTCTTAATTTTAGGGCAGGAATTGTGTATGGATTGAGGAGGAAATGTTTTATCCAGAAAATTAAATGCTCTGAGTCACCACAACATCCTTCAACAAAGTTTATAAAAAAGGAGATTTGGGACTAGAATAGGCATCTAGCACAATCCAAAAAAACTCATAAACACCTAAAGcaatcaagccttcaagcataaCCTAGCTCTCAGCCATTCCCCAAAGTCTTCCTTAACCTCAGATTTTCCTTGAAACCCCATATCCAAAGATCTTCCAATTCTCTCACTGAAATGTGTTTCTAGCTCTCACACTATACTTCATGCTATAAAGCTCTATTCATtatatgaatctcacacaaaaTTCTCTCATTAATTAAGTTATTGGGTTAATTTTAGCCTAGTTGTTGTCTAATTCAAAAAGAACCCTCACAACAGCTCGGGAAACCCAAAGAGAGTACCAAGACCACCTGCATATCGTTGCTCGGTTTCACCGTTCTCCACCACCAACCTGTTGTTGGGTGTGTGGATCCGATTCCATATAGGATAAGGGTTTGTTAATCCTTGATCAAAGaggagttttgattgtttcctacctgcttacataatcctacttgataatggtttctatgtctattgggaataggtttccaatgtcttataaggtctagttagatatctataaataggggcatAGGTTGTAGTAGTAGATCAAGTCTTCGAAGCATTAAACAGAGAGAGCAAGTGAGGTCTTGGGAGTTGGTGAGAACTTTTTGTGAGAGATTCTTGTATTCTTGTTcgtgtattcttcttcttctatagtgaaacccaagcagcccggggacgtaggcaaagttctttgctgaacctcgttaacaAGTTCATGTGTTATAGTTTGTTTTCTCGATCGTTTATCTATATTGTTTTGCACTTGTCTGCTTCCGCAAGAGGAATTCTAGGTCGAATCTCTAACagagtggtatcagagcttagacTCTAGAGTGGAAACAATGAGCATAAaagacgttgagaagagggtcGATAAGTTCGACAGTAACGACTTTAGCCTATGGAGGCCACAGATCGAGGTCTACCTAAATATGAAGAAGCTTGCTAAGACTTTAGAGGGCAAGCTCCCAAAAGATATGAAGGAGGAAGAATTTGTCGGGATGGATAGGATGGCCCTTAGAGCTGTTCGACTATCGCTTTTGAATGACGTAAGGCGATTTGTTATCAAGGAGACTACGTTGAAAGGGATGATGGATAGTTTGTACAACATGTATGAGAAGCCAAATGTCGTTCAACAGTTGTACTTGATGAGACGACTATTTACTCTGAAGATGGGTAAAGGTATATATATTCTTGAGCAAGTTGGGATAGTTGGTGATATTATCGAGCAACTAGCATCGGTGGATGTTAAATTCGACGAACACATCAAAACTTTGGTGTTGTTGACTTCCATGGCTTCGGATTGGGATGTGACTGTGAACTCGATTTGTAGTGGAGCTGGGACTACGAAGAAGCTGAAGTTTAATGATGTGTGTGACATTCTTCTGAATGAGGAGACTCGAAGACAGAATAACCTTTAAGATCCTTCAAGTTCTGCGCTCTCTATAGAAAATAGAGGTAGAACATTCAACAAGAACTCAAACAACAATCGTGGAAGGTCCAAGTCTAGGGCATCGGGAAAAGGTCGAAGCGTGTCCAAGTCAGGAAAGTAGTCTGATGGGTGTTGGCATTGTGGGAAGTCTGGATATGTCATGAGAGACTGTAACCAGTGGAAGGATACAATGAAGATGGCAAACACAACTGAGTTTGATTCGAATGCACTTGTACCAACCGTTACTGAAGCACCATTGGAGTCATGGATCGTAAACTCTGGAGCGTCTTTTTACTCAACTTCACAACAAGAGCTCATGGTGAATTACCGACATGGTAATTTTGGCAAAATGTTTTTTGCTGATGGTGGAGCCTTGGAGATTGTGAGAAGGGGTGATCTGAAGATTTTGCTGAAAAATGGTGGAACATGGACCTTGACCAATGTTAGACACATACCGCGGTTGAAGAGGAATTTGATCTCTGTGGGTCAGTTGGATGATGAAGGATGTTGCACTACCTTTGAGAAAGGTACGTGGAAGGTGTGTAAAAGAGCTATGGTGTTAGCTTGTGGAATCAAGATAGGGACACTCTATACGACCTTAATACTGTTGCCATTATTGAGAACAATGAAGGCACTGCGATCGttgagaaaaatgaagatgcaTACTTATGGCATCGTAGACTTGGGCACATCAGCGAGAAAGGTATGGGCGTACTTTAGTCGAGGGGTAAACTACATGGTGTAGACTTAGTGAAGATTGGGCTTTGTGAAGACTATATATTTGGGAAGCAAAAGGTTGTTTGTTTCTCAAAGGGGGGCAAGGCGCCAAAAGATACAAAACTAGAGTTGGCTCATACTGACGTGTGGGGACATGCACCGGAGCTTTCGTTAGGTGGCTCAAAATACTATGTGACTTATATTGATGACTCCACAAGGAAAGTATGGGTTtatttcttgaaaaataaatggGAAGTATTTGATACTTTCAAGAAGTGGAAGGCGATCGTAAAGAATGAGACTGGGTCGAAGATCAAATGTCTGAGGTCGGATAATAGAGGTGAATACTGTGGTAATGATTTCAAAGAGTATTGTGCAGAGAATGGGATTAGGATGGAGAAGACAATTCCCGGAACTCCACAGCAAAATGGAGTGGTTGAACGCATGAATAGGACTCTGAATGAGCACGCAAGGAGTATGAGGATACACGCTGGATTGTCAAACATGTTTTGGGCTGATACGGTTAATACTGCTGCTTACTTAATTAACCGTGGACCATCAGTACCATTGAATCATCTTCTACCTGAGGAAAAATGGAGTGGAAAAGAGATAGGCCTATCGCGTTTAAGAGTGCTTGGTTGCTTGGCATATGTTCACATTGAGTCCGGTGCGAGAAGCAAGTTGGATCCTAAGTCTCAAAAGTGCATATTCAttggctatggtggtgacgAGCTTGGCTATAGGTTTTGGGATATGCAGAATAAGAAAATGGTAAGGAGCAGGAATGTCATCTTTAATGAAGAGGTGATGTACAAGAATAGGCCGGCAAGCAACAGAGCCTAAAAGTCCTATAAGAAAAGATCGGCAGTTGCAAGATTGGAAGAATTGTCCAATGAAGATGTGTCTAAGGGAAATCATGGGGAGGAACGACAACAACAAGAGGCTCCTGAGGTCGCACAACCTAAAGAACAAGTTCCCAGTGATGAGCTAGTGACACTCCTTTTGTGCCAAGAGTATCGTCAAGAAGTACTAAAGGAATACCAACTGATAGATACTCACCTTGTGCTAACTATTTGCTGTTAACTGACTGTGGTGAACCCGTGAGTTATGATGAGGCAATGCAACATGAAGATTCTGCTAAGTGTGAGGGTGCCATGCAAGATGAGATGGACTCTCTCATGTCCAACAATACTTGGGAGTTAGCTAAGTTACCAACATGCAAGAAAGCATTGCATAACAAGTGGATTTACAAGATTAAGCAAGAAGTTGATGGGAGCAAACGTTATAAGGCAAGGTTGGTTGTGAAAGGTTTTCAACAAAGGGAGggaattgattttgatgagATCTTTTCGCCGGTTGTGAGACATACCATAATCTAGGTGGTGCTTGGTTTAGTGGAAGCTGAAGATCTGTATTTGGAATAGCTAGACATCAAGACTGCTtttcttcatggtgatttgAAGGAGGTCATATACATGAAGTAACCACAAGGTTTTATAGCACCTGGTAAGGAGGACTTGGTATGCAAACTGCAAAAGAGCCTGTATGGCTTGAAACAAGCCCCAAGACAATGGTACAAGAAGTTTGATGCTTTCATGTGTGGGAGTGGCTACACAAGATGTCAATCGGATCACTGTTGTTACTTCAAGAGGTTTGACAAATTGTATATCATTCTTTTactgtatgtggatgatatgttgATAGCTGAGGAAGACTTCAATGAGATTAAGAAGTTGAAGAGAGAGATGTCAAACCAGTTCGCGATGAAGAATTTGGGTGAGGCGAAGAAAATCTTAGGTATAAAGATTATCCGTGATAAAGTGGCTGGTACTCTGAAGCTTTCGCAAGCGGAGTATGTTGAGAAGGTGCTTAGGCGATTCGATATGGATGAATCGAAAGCTGGAGGAACACCGTTGGAGGCTCACTTTAAATTGTCCAAGGAACAATCACCCAAGAGctaaaaagagaaagaatatatgaagaatgtACCTTATGCATCGGCACTTGGATGCTTAATGTATGCTATGGTGTGTACTAGACCCGATATTGCTCATGCAGTTGGACTTGTGAGTAGGTACACGAGTAATCTAGGAAAGCAACATTGGGAGGCTATGAAGTGGATCATGAGGTATCTTCGGGGTACTACTGATATGTCTATTTGTTTCAAGAGAGGTAGTGCTGAACTACGAGGGTATGTTGATGCAGACTTGGCAGGAGATCATGATACATGTCGGAGTATTATTGGTCATGTCTATACTGTGGGTGGTGCTACAGTATCTTGGGTCTCAAATTTGCAAGGGCAAGTGGCCCTGTCTACAACGGAGTCCGAGTATGTAGCAGTCTCAAAGGCTGGTAAGGAGATAAAAGGTCTGTTGGAGGAATTGAGTAAAAAGCAAGAGAATTGTGCGTTGCACAGTGACAGTCAAAGTGCAATTCACTTGGCAAAGAACCCTGCTTTTCATTCAAAGACTAAACACATTCCTTTGAAGTATCACTACATATGAGAGCTCGTGGAGATGAAGTGCTGCAATTGTTGAAGATTCAAGAAAGTGAGAATCTATATGTTGACTAAGTCTGTGCCAATAAGTAAATTGAAGCTGTGCTTGGCTTAAGTTGGTCTCCATGTTTGAAAAAGGAGATGTTGGCTGTGATGATGGGTTTTGTGTTGCTATATTTGAAGAGTATTGAAGAATGTTAGCTACTGGCGTAATCGGCTCCAAATGGAAGATTGTTGGGTGTGTGGATCCGATTCCACATAGGATAAGGATTTGTTAATCCTTGATCAAAGAGGAGTTTTGATTATTTCCTACCTGCTTACATAATCCTACTTGGTAATGGTTTCTATGTCTATTGGGAATAGGTTTCCAATGTCTTATAAGGTCTGGTTagatatctataaatagggACATGGGTTGTAGTAGTAGATCAAGTCTTTGAAGCATTAAACAGAGAGAGCAAGTGAGGTCTTGAGAGTTGGTGAGAACTTCTTGTGAGAGATTCTTGTATTCTTGTTcatgtattcttcttcttctatagtgaaAGCCAAGTAGCCCGGGGACGTAGGAAAAGTTCTTTGTTGAACCTCGTTAACAAGTACTTGTATTCAAGTTTGTTTTCTCGATCGTTTATCTATATTGTTTTGCACTTGTATGCTTCCGCAAGAGGAATTCTAGGTCGAATCCCTAACACCTGCTATTGTAGCCAGCACAAGCTAGAGCAAGATCCGGCGAGTATTCAGGAGACCGCTTTCTCCCTGCTACATGCTGACCCTAAAAAACCTAGAACCAAGAGCTAACAACCATACCATTGTTGATCGCCGGTAACAATTCACATGGGTATAAAACCACTATGATTGTTTAGAACAACCAAATTGAACTCGGGGCCATCCATCATTAGGCAGAGTAGCAAATCGTTAATGAAGGGACAAAATCAAGCAACCTGGATCCCATATCCGAGTTCTGACAAACACTTCATCTTGGATTTGTCGAGTTGAGATCAATATTTAATCGGAGCCACCGGAGATGGAGAGGCCACGTGCTTGAGAAGACAATTTGTCCAAGTACTGCTGCAATAGGATGCAGCAGCCATAATTGCTTGGAGTAGATCGGAGAAATAAGGGAGATGGAGAGACCCATACTCGTGTTGTGAGACAGTTAAAGGTGCCTGAATATCTCCATTTGAGATGGAGGTAGGAGCATAGAAGTTGATGACTAGGGAGAAACCCTAGCAACCGCTACTCAATATTATAGCTCTAAACTCAGTATATAAATACATTAATGTAGATAAATTCTATGTAACAATAAAACAAATTTATATAGTGATAGATCGACTTCTATTAATGGTTCATGGTTGCATGAAACTAATATGTTACTCATAAAGTTTATCTATATCAATGTATATATGCCTTAATGTCCTACAATATAGATAGATGAAATATACATCTGAGTTTAATCATTTCATCGAAGCCTTAAAATATAGGGTGGTTGGTTCCTGAATTTAAGGACAATAACAAccctttgtttctttttcaCTTTCCAGCAAATGAGTTGAGATTCCACCAATCCACCCCATAAACTCAAGGCACTATAAAATGTGGCTGGCATTTGATTCAAACTAACAAATGATTTCATAGCAGTTAACCATTTAAAAGCATAGTTAGTGGGAGTCCATTATTGTTTATGGGACTTCAATATTTACATCCTCAATAATTACACctcattttgttttcttgtttaccATCCTTTAGTTTGTTTTATTCATCCACCCATTTAGAGAACTAATTGGGTTGACTATTCCACTTCCAAGTTATATTTCAACAGCTAGAATTGTGTACCAACTACCAACAAATGTAGGGGAAGAATGTAAGAAAGTATTGGAGGATATATTCATAAAGACGTCTAATTTCACCTACTAATTTCTTAATATTTTCatcattttgattttaattataaaatattcaaaatttatatcttattttttattaaaaggaTGTTTGTTATTAATAGTTCACAAGTAGTACAATAACGACATATTTTTAGAGGTCGTTAAAAATAGCCTTCACTTAAAGTACTCCACTAGAGTACATGAGTACATCTATCTTTTTGGATTAAAGCCaaatacacaaaaaaaaaaaacctaaataaACCCGAATTTAAAAAGAGATGAAAAGAAAAGGTCATAGCCATAATAAACCCGAAGTTAAAAAGAGATGTAAAGAAAAGGTCATAGCCATGTCCTCCTTATTGCGAATACAGATTCATGTATCTCATCTTTCTCTCACTTGATTGATCTATCTTCTTATATGAATTCAAAATTGATTGTATACCCTcgttccatctctctctctctctctctctctctctctctctctcttaattaattggatttatttataatttttctttaataatGTAATATGTTTAAGtacttatctttttcttttttttgagtaaaaacgATAATTTACTTATCTGATCTTAACGTAACATATTGGTTTACCCTTGCAAATGACAAGAATATCTTTTTGAACACTAACGTTTTAACATGGTATTGAAACtctgttatatatatatgcaaacgaaATAAAGATGGAaaattttaaattgatataacaATATTCTCAAACGGCAATAGTGCAATACGGCATAGATACTTAGATAGCTCTAGCGAGACAAAGTACGAAACTTGACTTCTAAAAGGTACTTCCATCAAACCGAATAGAAAAGTCAGCTGGCCTCAATTTTAATATATAATATGGAATTAATTGGTCTAAACTGTTAAGAGGTCAGAAATAATCAAGATTCCTCAATTTAAAAAGTCAAATAGCTGACCTTTCTGAGACATTCCCCCCACTACATATCACATATAAAACACCCTAGCTAGCCCTCCCCACACCCACCACCATTCTCAAATCCCCCACTAACCAAAATCATGAAGCCACTTCATTCATAGCCAATATATATCCGATCTCCTACATCCTTCAACCTCTCCcacctctcttctcttctcttctctctcaaaaCCTCACAAAAAATGCTTGGGAAGAAGATGGTGAGCTTCAAAAACCTAGCCAAGAAGGTGAAGGCTGTGGGGGCAACTGGTAGAGAGCCATCACACCATGAATGTCTGCTAAGAGACTCGGAGCAAGGAGGGTCTCCTCCAACCAAACCACCAACTGGGTTCCTGGCAGTTTACGTAGGCGAAGAGCGCCAGAGGTTTGTGGTTCCAACAAGCTTTCTTTCTCATCCACTCTTCAAGATGCTGCTGGAGAAAGCGTACAATGAGTTTGGTTTTCAGCAGAGAAATGGACTCGTGGTTCCTTGCAGCGTCTCGGCTTTCGAAGAGGTTGTCAGTGCTGTGGAATGCAGTCACGGGCAGTTTGATTTTGGAGAACTTGTTGAGGAGTTTATTTCATGATCAGTAGGGATAAGTTAGCTGCATGCCTTCTTTTATTTGATTAGTGAAAGTGCTTAGATTAGTGTTATAGCACCTGCTATCTGGGCTTTGTAATTCCATGCATGTACTAGAACATGTTCATATACATAAATACATATAGCTCAGCTCTTTAAAAGAGCTGGAGCTGGTTTTGGACCTTTGGACATATCGATCAGTTCTCTGAATTATTCCATGTAGTCTGATTAGCGATAATTGAACTCCAAATCTGACCCAACATGGGATACTAAAATATTTGATTACCTACCAAAATCATAATTTATTGTTCTTTGACCCTTTCAGTTGAGTTGATGGCACGACATGCCTGCCTTACCAGATTAAGCTATAGCAACAATGACAGTATCGAACGTAAGCACGATAACAGTCCAGATCGGGAAGTTCCATCTTCTCATGGCTTCCAAGTGCAAATAGCATTTTACGGCAACAGAAAGGAGGATCAGAATATGCAAAGGTTGGAGAGAGTTACTTTAATAGCCTGAAATTCTCCATCTTCTAAACCCGCGCTTCTGGGATGTGAGCACTTCAGTCACTAGGGGATTGGGATTCACTGCATTCCTGCTAGCACTACTGTGGAGAATGCTAGTTGTGTCATACCCCAAACTCCCAAAGTACGGCCAATGCTAATTGCTATTACTTTGTGCTATCTGTGTCACATGAAAGAATCTACTAATTAAAAAGCTGAAGATATATATGTAGCTACTGATTGCATTCCGCGGATAATTTGATTTGCAAGGAAACACTTTCCACTGGTTGTCAATGGACTCGCGGATACTAATCTTTTTGAACATCTTCTATATTTAAACAGTCTTTCCCTTTCTTTATTGATTTATTGTGAACTCTTTACACACTAATGAAGCAGCACTAAACAGATATATGAAACAACATTTGCTATAGGCTGCAGCACAGTGGAAGAATTAAATTCATGATCATCATTAAGCAGATGAACTAATCTAGCTCTCGCTCTCAACATTACAACCATCTACAAGAACGCTCTTCATATGATCCATCAAGTCTTGCATTTGTTCCCTTGAATGCAAGGGCGACGGATAAACACATGCACAATTCAATCTTCCATCACGTATGGCGTCAAAAATAGCTATGGAAGGGCCAACACCATGGACTGAAGCGCACCCCTCGTAGTCCTCCAACCCAAGCTCTTGGTGCACTTCACTGGAATCATCGATCACTAGGTCCTCAAACACCGAGACAAAGGCAGTTCTCATCGACGATGATGGAGTCAAACCAGGGTTTTCGATAGCCTTGCACATGAGGAAGTTCAGGTCTGACATGTCTGAGAAATGCTTGTTAGAATTCTTGGCATCTGCAAA
This region includes:
- the LOC133722578 gene encoding auxin-induced protein 6B, which translates into the protein MLGKKMVSFKNLAKKVKAVGATGREPSHHECLLRDSEQGGSPPTKPPTGFLAVYVGEERQRFVVPTSFLSHPLFKMLLEKAYNEFGFQQRNGLVVPCSVSAFEEVVSAVECSHGQFDFGELVEEFIS